CCCCGATTTTGCAATCGATGAAGAACTTGTTTTAGAGTGCTTCCGCATTCCGCATTTCTATCGGGCCTTCTACGTCTACAACTACGCCACGGGCCTTTCCGCCGCCATTGCCTTGTCGAAGCGAGTCACCGAAGGAGGCCGCGCGGAGCTTGCCGACTACCTATCGTTCCTCCAAGGAGGCTGCTCGAAGTTCCCCCTCGATTTGCTCCGCGATGCCGGCGTGGATATGGAAAAGCCGGAGCCGGTGAATACGGCGCTGGCGCATTTCTCGCGGCTGGTGGATGAGCTGGAGCAGCTACTGTAACGACGAAGCTGGGTCACGCCAGCCGAGCCAAGGGGGCTCAGTTCCTGGAGTAGCGAACGTAGTACGACGGCCGGCAAGCATTATGGGATTGATCGATGGTCGGCTATGATAGAAGTTTGGAGTATATTTGATTGAATCGATTCCCCGCGCTTTCCAGAGTTGTTTCCCTTGGGCGCGAATGGTACGAATACGCCCACCGACGGCTGCACCCGCTTCCTACCCAAGTTGGCCGTCGCAACCCATGAAAAAATCGCACGACGACGATCTATTTAAAGACAGCGTAATGACTTTCGGGGAGCACCTCGAGGAGCTACGCCGCTGTTTGTGGAAGGCAGTTTTGGGGCTGTTTATTGGCGTTGGCATCGGTCTGTCGGTCGCCAATTGGGTCGTGGTGTTGATTCAATCTCCGTTGGAGCAAGCGCTACAGGATTATTATCTGGGCACTGCCGAGGACGAACTGCGGCTGGTCAATCCGAAGGCGACTGCCGAAGACGTCGCCCTGGTGACGCAGCGGCACATGATTTTCGACCGCGTCTATGTCGAGCCTCATGCCGTGTTTGCAGCGCTCCAGCGAGGCGATCCCGAAAAATATCACGGTCAATTTCCCGCCGAAGTGATCGAGCGAGAAGATTTGCTCGACGCCCAAGGGCTAGCTGTCGTGCTGGTCGCGGCCCAAGGAGCGGCGGAACCAATTTGGTCACGTCTGGACGAGGCACAGCAGGCGGCGATTCGCTTGACGACGACGGCAAGCAATTCATCGACCGACGCGATTGGTCCTTTCGTTCAATCCCTGAACCGCCTGCTCGACGATCCGAGCTTATTCACTCCCGAGGCCGTGGAGAAATTGGGTGTCGGCGCTGAAACCGTCGAGCAGTTCGATCGCCGCGCTGAATTGAACGAGGACGAAGTGCGACACCTCAATTGGCGGCTGATGCATGCGGCTTTCCCGCGATTGATTGC
This region of Pirellulales bacterium genomic DNA includes:
- the tatC gene encoding twin-arginine translocase subunit TatC, whose amino-acid sequence is MKKSHDDDLFKDSVMTFGEHLEELRRCLWKAVLGLFIGVGIGLSVANWVVVLIQSPLEQALQDYYLGTAEDELRLVNPKATAEDVALVTQRHMIFDRVYVEPHAVFAALQRGDPEKYHGQFPAEVIEREDLLDAQGLAVVLVAAQGAAEPIWSRLDEAQQAAIRLTTTASNSSTDAIGPFVQSLNRLLDDPSLFTPEAVEKLGVGAETVEQFDRRAELNEDEVRHLNWRLMHAAFPRLIAPPHPLLQSMLFWKPVENDPRTQTQSLGAAEPFMIWLKAGFIAGLVIASPWIFYQIWTFVAAGLYPQEKKYVHVFGPFSLGLFMFGVWLAFTYVFEPVLAFFFSYNRSLHIDPGPRISEWLNFVMFLPVGFGIAFQLPLVMLFLERIHVMSVSKYLQQWRVATLIIWVLAAVLTPADPTSIFFLAVPLMVLYFGGILLCKWWPNPKK